One window from the genome of Elusimicrobium sp. encodes:
- the ruvC gene encoding crossover junction endodeoxyribonuclease RuvC, whose translation MTETNTTVLGIDPGLDRTGWAILTRSARSVLSLRACGLIHTGAEQPLPKRLDYIFAELQKILSTYQPDQVAMEQNYFLKRAQTMANTVMTRGVILLACEQAGKEVTFYPPTRVKMMICGTGTADKKQVQRMVQLTLNLDKAPSPDDTADAVAIGICHLKTAPLNNKLNVKAAFLAKLKAAHEKQIKKK comes from the coding sequence TTGACTGAAACGAATACCACCGTTTTAGGTATAGACCCCGGTTTAGACAGAACGGGATGGGCAATCCTAACCAGGAGCGCCCGTTCCGTTCTTTCTTTGCGCGCCTGCGGGCTCATTCACACCGGGGCGGAACAACCCCTCCCCAAAAGGCTGGATTATATCTTTGCGGAACTTCAAAAAATTCTTTCAACTTACCAACCCGATCAAGTAGCCATGGAACAAAACTACTTCTTAAAAAGAGCCCAAACCATGGCCAACACCGTAATGACGCGCGGCGTTATCTTACTGGCCTGCGAACAGGCCGGAAAGGAGGTTACTTTCTATCCCCCCACCCGTGTAAAAATGATGATTTGCGGCACAGGCACCGCGGATAAAAAACAAGTACAACGCATGGTGCAATTGACACTGAACTTGGATAAAGCCCCGTCCCCCGACGATACAGCCGATGCCGTGGCCATTGGTATTTGCCACCTTAAAACGGCTCCCTTAAACAATAAATTAAATGTAAAAGCGGCCTTCCTTGCCAAACTGAAAGCCGCCCATGAAAAGCAAATCAAAAAGAAATAA
- a CDS encoding YebC/PmpR family DNA-binding transcriptional regulator: MGGHSHWAGIKHKKALVDAKKGKVFTKILREITIAAKMSGGNPDQNPRLRKAMDDARAANMPSDNVKRAIMKGTGQLPGVSYEEITYEGYGPGSVAVIVECTTDNKNRTFAEIRKIFTSHGGSIGTAGCVSYMFKSKGLIVVKAEDISEEELMDVALEAGAEDVRTAGDVFEVLTNPDVAEMDAVKKAIEAKGVTPVSADFSMLPDTEVSITDEHTAETLMKMLDALDDHDDTKNVYDNSDIDEAIAAKLAE; the protein is encoded by the coding sequence ATGGGTGGACATTCGCACTGGGCCGGTATTAAACACAAAAAGGCCCTCGTAGACGCCAAAAAAGGCAAAGTATTCACTAAAATTTTAAGAGAAATCACCATCGCCGCCAAAATGAGCGGCGGTAACCCGGATCAAAACCCGCGCTTGCGCAAAGCCATGGACGATGCGCGCGCCGCGAATATGCCGTCTGACAACGTCAAACGCGCTATCATGAAAGGTACGGGCCAACTCCCCGGTGTATCTTACGAAGAAATCACCTATGAAGGTTACGGCCCCGGTTCTGTGGCTGTAATCGTAGAATGCACCACGGACAATAAAAACCGCACCTTCGCCGAAATCCGTAAAATTTTCACCAGCCACGGCGGTTCTATCGGTACGGCTGGCTGCGTATCTTATATGTTCAAAAGCAAAGGCTTGATTGTTGTAAAAGCCGAAGATATTTCCGAAGAAGAACTTATGGATGTGGCTTTGGAAGCCGGCGCCGAAGATGTGCGCACCGCGGGTGATGTGTTTGAAGTACTCACCAACCCCGATGTAGCCGAAATGGATGCCGTGAAAAAAGCCATTGAAGCCAAAGGCGTCACCCCGGTATCGGCCGATTTTTCCATGTTGCCCGATACGGAAGTGTCCATTACCGATGAACACACCGCCGAAACTTTGATGAAAATGTTGGATGCTCTCGATGACCACGATGACACCAAAAACGTGTACGACAACTCCGACATTGACGAAGCCATTGCCGCTAAATTAGCCGAGTAA